Proteins encoded in a region of the Peromyscus leucopus breed LL Stock chromosome 15, UCI_PerLeu_2.1, whole genome shotgun sequence genome:
- the Csrp1 gene encoding cysteine and glycine-rich protein 1 → MPNWGGGKKCGVCQKTVYFAEEVQCEGNSFHKSCFLCMVCKKNLDSTTVAVHGEEIYCKSCYGKKYGPKGYGYGQGAGTLSTDKGESLGIKHEDAPGHRPTTNPNASKFAQKIGGSERCPRCGQAVYAAEKVIGAGKSWHKSCFRCAKCGKGLESTTLADKDGEIYCKGCYAKNFGPKGFGFGQGAGALVHSE, encoded by the exons ATGCCAAACTGGGGAGGAGGCAAGAAATGCGGGGTGTGCCAGAAGACCGTCTACTTTGCCGAGGAGGTCCAGTGTGAAGGCAACAGCTTCCATAAATCCTGCTTCCTATGCA TGGTCTGCAAGAAGAATCTGGACAGCACCACTGTGGCTGTGCATGGAGAAGAGATCTATTGCAAGTCATGCTACGGCAAGAAGTACGGGCCAAAAGGCTATGGCTACGGGCAAGGCGCAGGCACACTGAGCACGGACAAGGGAGAGTCTCTGGGCATCAAGCATGAGGA CGCCCCCGGACACAGGCCCACCACCAACCCCAACGCGTCCAAGTTTGCCCAGAAGATCGGTGGCTCTGAGCGCTGTCCCCGATGTGGCCAGGCGGTCTATGCGGCAGAGAAAGTGATCGGTGCCGGGAAG TCCTGGCATAAGTCCTGCTTCCGATGTGCCAAATGTGGCAAAGGCCTTGAGTCGACCACCCTGGCGGACAAGGATGGTGAGATCTACTGCAAAG gATGCTATGCTAAAAACTTTGGGCCCAAAGGTTTTGGCTTTGGACAAGGAGCTGGTGCCTTGGTCCACTCAGAGTGA